One window of the Nocardia huaxiensis genome contains the following:
- a CDS encoding GNAT family N-acetyltransferase: protein MTSTRLGYLVREARAADMPGARSVMLDTFYRVFGYGYMPEHHDDVIHPAAAYLGNPRQRLWIAEHEGEVVATTAIRARGPRHPPHPQWLVDRYPDATTAQLFRVYVRPEHQRQGLASELVRHAIEFVRCAADFDRLYLHTDTRTPGALEFWQTFGAIVHDGRGPETVYQTVHLEIPL, encoded by the coding sequence ATGACCTCCACCCGCCTCGGCTACCTGGTCCGTGAGGCCCGCGCCGCCGATATGCCCGGCGCCCGCAGTGTCATGCTGGACACCTTCTATCGCGTCTTCGGCTACGGCTATATGCCCGAACACCACGATGACGTGATCCATCCGGCCGCCGCCTATCTCGGCAACCCGCGCCAGCGGCTCTGGATCGCCGAGCATGAGGGAGAAGTGGTGGCCACCACCGCGATTCGCGCCCGCGGCCCCCGGCACCCACCGCACCCGCAGTGGCTGGTCGACCGCTACCCGGACGCCACGACCGCCCAGCTGTTCCGGGTCTACGTTCGTCCCGAGCATCAGCGGCAGGGCCTGGCCTCCGAATTGGTCCGGCACGCCATCGAATTCGTGCGCTGCGCCGCCGACTTCGACCGCCTGTACCTGCACACCGACACCAGAACCCCGGGCGCACTGGAGTTCTGGCAGACCTTCGGCGCCATCGTCCACGACGGTCGCGGCCCGGAGACGGTCTATCAGACCGTGCACCTGGAGATTCCGCTGTAG
- a CDS encoding PadR family transcriptional regulator codes for MVTDDKPRRPLNSTAASLLGFLHQGDMSGWDLVALAQDRIGDFWTITQSQVYRELATMHQHGLVEKGETGARDRTPYRITEDGRDAFAEWIARDPGAETIRVPLLLTLSFGEFVERDRLDRIIAANRGIHEQRLAGYLSGHDEQRMSPFERATLDFGIRYERAVLEWFDRLPELLSESSRLS; via the coding sequence CTGGTGACAGACGACAAGCCGCGACGCCCGCTCAATTCGACGGCCGCGTCCCTACTCGGATTCCTGCATCAGGGCGATATGTCCGGGTGGGATCTGGTGGCGCTCGCCCAGGACCGCATCGGCGACTTCTGGACCATCACCCAGAGCCAGGTCTACCGCGAACTCGCCACCATGCACCAGCACGGCCTGGTCGAGAAGGGCGAGACCGGCGCGCGCGACCGCACCCCGTACCGCATCACCGAGGACGGCCGGGACGCCTTCGCGGAGTGGATCGCTCGCGATCCCGGGGCCGAAACCATCCGCGTGCCACTGCTTCTCACACTGTCGTTCGGCGAGTTCGTGGAGCGCGATCGGCTGGACCGGATCATCGCGGCCAATCGCGGCATCCACGAACAACGGCTGGCCGGATACCTGTCCGGGCATGACGAACAGCGCATGTCGCCGTTCGAGCGGGCCACCCTGGATTTCGGCATCCGATACGAGCGGGCGGTGCTGGAGTGGTTCGACCGGCTGCCCGAACTGCTGTCCGAATCCAGCCGGTTGAGCTGA
- a CDS encoding precorrin-2 C(20)-methyltransferase has protein sequence MSGKLWGVGLGPGDPELVTVKAARVIGEADVIAFHSAKHGRSISRGIAAPYMREGQLEEHLVYPVTTETTDHPGGYQGAIDEFYESAAALLAGHLAAGRSVALLAAGDPLFYSSFMHMHRRLADRFETEIIPGVTSVSAASAALGTPLVEGDQVLTVLPGTLPAEELTRRLRDTGAAAIMKLGRTYPGVRQALTDSGRLDGAYYVERASTGRQRVLRAADVSDADVPYFAITLVPGPEPATRIPLSENATPAAQAATTATTESRPVGEVVVLGLGPGDPDWTTPEVSRALTEATDIVGYTTYVNRVPVRAGQRRHASDNKVESERAAMALDLAKQGARVVVVSSGDPGVFAMAAAVIEESADPQWREVPVRVLPGMTAASAVASRIGAPLGHDFAMISLSDRLKPWEVVAKRIAAVAAADMAFAVYNPASSQRRWQVAAMRDLVLEHRKPDTPVVLGRDVGGPSESVRVVALGELDPAEVDMRTLLIVGASTTTVFDAAGGPRVFTSRRYTD, from the coding sequence ATGAGCGGCAAGCTGTGGGGCGTCGGGCTCGGACCCGGCGACCCGGAACTGGTGACCGTCAAGGCGGCGCGGGTGATCGGCGAAGCCGATGTGATCGCCTTCCACAGCGCCAAGCACGGGCGCAGCATCTCACGCGGGATCGCCGCGCCCTATATGCGCGAGGGCCAGCTCGAAGAGCATCTGGTCTACCCGGTCACCACCGAGACCACCGACCATCCCGGCGGATATCAGGGCGCGATCGACGAATTCTATGAGAGCGCAGCGGCTCTGCTCGCCGGGCATCTGGCCGCCGGGCGCTCGGTGGCGCTGCTGGCCGCGGGTGATCCGCTGTTCTACAGCTCCTTCATGCACATGCACCGGCGGCTGGCCGATCGGTTCGAGACCGAGATCATTCCGGGCGTCACCTCGGTGAGCGCCGCCTCGGCCGCGCTGGGGACACCACTGGTCGAAGGCGATCAGGTGCTCACCGTGCTGCCCGGCACGCTGCCCGCCGAGGAGCTGACCCGCCGGCTGCGCGATACCGGCGCGGCCGCCATCATGAAGCTCGGGCGCACCTATCCCGGTGTGCGCCAGGCACTGACCGACTCGGGCCGGCTCGATGGCGCGTACTACGTCGAGCGCGCGAGCACCGGCCGTCAGCGCGTGCTGCGCGCCGCCGACGTCTCCGACGCGGATGTGCCCTACTTCGCGATCACGCTGGTTCCCGGACCGGAACCGGCCACCCGAATCCCCCTGTCCGAGAACGCGACACCGGCCGCACAGGCCGCGACGACAGCCACCACCGAGTCCCGCCCGGTCGGCGAGGTCGTCGTGCTCGGGCTGGGCCCGGGCGATCCCGACTGGACCACGCCGGAGGTGAGCCGCGCGCTCACCGAGGCTACCGATATCGTCGGCTACACCACCTACGTGAATCGCGTGCCGGTGCGCGCCGGGCAGCGTCGTCATGCCAGCGACAACAAGGTCGAATCCGAGCGCGCCGCAATGGCTTTGGATCTGGCCAAGCAGGGTGCGCGGGTGGTCGTGGTGTCGTCCGGGGATCCGGGTGTGTTCGCCATGGCGGCGGCGGTGATCGAGGAGTCGGCCGATCCGCAGTGGCGGGAGGTGCCGGTGCGGGTGCTGCCGGGGATGACCGCGGCGAGCGCGGTGGCCAGCCGGATCGGCGCGCCGCTGGGGCACGACTTCGCCATGATCTCGCTGTCGGATCGGCTCAAGCCGTGGGAGGTGGTGGCCAAGCGGATCGCCGCGGTCGCCGCCGCGGATATGGCCTTCGCCGTCTACAACCCGGCGTCCTCGCAGCGGCGCTGGCAGGTCGCGGCCATGCGGGATCTGGTGCTCGAGCATCGCAAGCCGGATACGCCGGTGGTGCTGGGCCGCGATGTGGGCGGGCCGTCCGAGTCGGTGCGGGTGGTCGCGCTCGGTGAGCTGGACCCGGCCGAGGTGGATATGCGCACGCTGCTCATTGTGGGCGCGTCGACCACCACGGTGTTCGACGCGGCGGGCGGGCCGCGGGTGTTCACCTCCCGCCGCTACACCGACTAA
- a CDS encoding precorrin-8X methylmutase: MSDVRTSYLTDGAEIYRRSFATIRAEADLARFPAEVSQVVVRMIHACGQVDLAGDIGFSDDVVVKARAALRAGAPILCDANMVASGVTRKRLPAGNEVLCLLGDPRVPELAASMNNTRSAAALELWRDRLDGAVVAIGNAPTALFHLLDMLDAGAPRPAAILGIPVGFIGAAESKQALAEYGGVEYLTVHGRRGGSAITAAALNAIASEVE, from the coding sequence ATGTCCGACGTGCGTACCAGCTACCTCACCGACGGGGCCGAGATCTATCGGCGCTCGTTCGCGACCATTCGCGCCGAAGCGGATCTGGCGCGCTTCCCCGCGGAGGTGTCGCAGGTGGTGGTGCGCATGATCCACGCCTGCGGGCAGGTGGATCTGGCGGGCGATATCGGGTTCAGCGACGATGTGGTGGTCAAGGCCCGGGCGGCGCTGCGGGCCGGTGCGCCGATTCTGTGCGACGCGAACATGGTGGCCTCGGGCGTGACCCGCAAGCGGCTGCCCGCCGGCAACGAGGTGCTGTGCCTGCTCGGCGATCCGCGCGTGCCCGAGCTGGCGGCATCCATGAACAACACCAGATCGGCTGCGGCGCTGGAGCTTTGGCGTGACCGACTGGACGGTGCGGTGGTGGCGATCGGCAATGCGCCCACCGCGCTGTTCCATCTGCTGGACATGCTCGACGCGGGCGCGCCGCGCCCGGCGGCCATTCTCGGGATTCCGGTGGGCTTCATCGGCGCGGCCGAATCCAAGCAGGCCCTCGCCGAGTACGGCGGCGTCGAATACCTGACCGTGCACGGGCGGCGCGGCGGCAGCGCCATCACCGCCGCGGCACTGAATGCGATTGCGAGCGAAGTCGAATGA
- a CDS encoding Lrp/AsnC family transcriptional regulator, producing the protein MDDLDRRILAHLLKNARASFQDIGAVVGLSAPAVKRRVDKMVAGGQITGFTAQVSPAALGWRTEAYVEVFYRDNISPAELRRGLEPIPQVVGVWTIAGEADALVHVMATDMAEIESTVEKIRENARVGRTRSSIVMSRLLERPRT; encoded by the coding sequence GTGGACGACCTCGATCGGCGCATTCTGGCCCATTTGCTCAAGAACGCGCGCGCGTCGTTTCAGGACATCGGCGCGGTGGTCGGGCTGTCCGCGCCGGCGGTGAAACGCCGGGTGGACAAGATGGTCGCGGGCGGGCAGATCACCGGCTTCACCGCACAGGTCAGCCCGGCCGCGCTCGGCTGGCGCACCGAGGCTTATGTCGAGGTCTTCTACCGGGACAATATCTCCCCCGCCGAACTGCGCCGGGGGCTCGAGCCCATCCCGCAGGTGGTCGGCGTGTGGACCATTGCCGGGGAGGCCGACGCGCTCGTGCACGTCATGGCCACCGATATGGCCGAGATCGAATCGACCGTGGAGAAGATCCGGGAGAACGCCCGGGTCGGGCGCACCCGCAGCAGCATCGTCATGTCCCGGCTGCTGGAACGGCCGCGCACCTGA
- the ddaH gene encoding dimethylargininase, with protein sequence MTSVATLRAPEPAGARRPTPRRFLMCRPDHFEVSYAINPWMDISDPVDRDLALAQWDTLRATYERYGHHVEVIEGIPGLPDMVFAANGGVVIGDRALSARFANPERAAEGPAYHEWLDEQGFSQVQAAREINEGEGDFAVAGDRILAGTGFRTSRDAHREAEEFFELPVVSLDLIDERFYHLDTALMVLGDTIAYYPAAFSGESARVLAAMYPDAILVTEADAEVLGLNGVCDGYHVFLSDRATTLPGQLRERGYEPIGVDLSELLKSGGSVKCCTMEFHRSATESTALAG encoded by the coding sequence GTGACGTCCGTAGCCACGCTGCGCGCCCCGGAACCGGCCGGCGCCCGCCGCCCCACCCCGCGCCGGTTCCTGATGTGCCGACCCGACCATTTCGAGGTCAGTTACGCCATCAATCCATGGATGGACATCTCCGATCCGGTGGATCGCGATCTGGCCCTGGCGCAATGGGACACCCTGCGCGCCACCTATGAGCGCTACGGTCACCACGTCGAGGTCATCGAGGGCATCCCCGGTCTGCCGGACATGGTCTTCGCCGCCAATGGCGGTGTGGTGATCGGAGATCGAGCACTCTCGGCCCGCTTCGCCAACCCCGAGCGCGCGGCCGAAGGTCCCGCCTACCACGAATGGCTCGACGAACAGGGCTTCTCCCAGGTGCAGGCGGCACGCGAAATCAACGAGGGCGAAGGCGATTTCGCGGTAGCGGGCGATCGCATCCTGGCGGGCACCGGCTTCCGCACCTCCCGCGACGCGCACCGCGAGGCCGAGGAATTCTTCGAATTGCCGGTCGTCTCACTGGATCTCATCGACGAGCGCTTCTACCACCTGGACACCGCGCTCATGGTGCTCGGCGACACCATCGCCTACTACCCGGCCGCCTTCAGCGGCGAGAGCGCCCGCGTCCTCGCCGCCATGTACCCCGACGCCATCCTCGTCACCGAGGCGGACGCGGAAGTCCTGGGCCTCAACGGCGTCTGCGACGGCTACCACGTCTTCCTCAGCGACCGCGCCACCACTCTCCCGGGCCAGTTGCGCGAACGCGGCTACGAGCCCATCGGCGTCGACCTGTCCGAGCTGCTGAAGTCCGGCGGCAGCGTGAAGTGTTGCACCATGGAATTCCACAGGAGTGCAACGGAATCCACCGCCCTGGCGGGATGA
- the cobG gene encoding precorrin-3B synthase translates to MTVRNEADSCPGVLRVHEAADGPLARIRVPGGALTPAQLQALAAAAQDLGDGNIELTSRGNVQLRQVSDAVALGGRLTAAGLLPSASHERVRNIVASPLSGRVGGWTDVRGLVPALDEGLRAAARLADLPGRVLFTLDDGRGDVSALHGDIGVHAVDENTYALVLAGGDSGVRVPAAEAVDLMLAAAHGFLDLRGEQWRLHEVPDGQARLTDHLLSTRTGLDTSGEPLELPARQDIPIGWLNQADDLVALGAGVRLGSLPARVAEFLAAVERPLFVTPWRSVVLTDMDEWTAEQVVRVLAPMGLIFDANSPWLQVSACAGLPGCAKSLTDVRADVASAVESGRVIPTGTAQSAMDGLDADEIVAAGRQHWSGCDRRCGRPRGAVTDVIATTDGYRITPSA, encoded by the coding sequence ATGACCGTCCGAAATGAGGCTGATTCCTGCCCCGGCGTGCTGCGCGTGCACGAAGCCGCTGATGGGCCGCTCGCGCGCATCCGGGTTCCCGGTGGGGCGCTCACGCCCGCACAGTTGCAGGCGCTGGCGGCAGCCGCGCAGGATCTGGGCGACGGCAATATCGAGCTCACCTCACGCGGGAATGTGCAATTGCGGCAGGTCAGCGATGCGGTTGCGCTGGGCGGGCGATTGACCGCCGCCGGGCTGCTGCCGAGCGCCTCGCACGAGCGGGTGCGCAATATCGTGGCGTCGCCGTTGTCGGGGCGGGTCGGCGGCTGGACCGATGTGCGGGGGCTGGTGCCCGCGCTCGACGAGGGATTGCGGGCGGCGGCGCGGCTGGCGGATCTGCCCGGGCGGGTGCTGTTCACCCTCGATGACGGTCGCGGCGATGTGAGCGCGCTGCACGGGGATATCGGCGTCCACGCGGTGGACGAGAACACCTATGCGCTGGTGCTCGCCGGAGGTGATTCCGGGGTGCGGGTGCCGGCCGCCGAGGCCGTCGATCTCATGCTCGCGGCCGCGCACGGCTTCCTCGATCTGCGCGGCGAGCAGTGGCGGCTGCACGAGGTGCCGGACGGGCAGGCACGCCTCACCGACCATCTGCTGAGCACCCGCACCGGTCTCGACACCAGCGGCGAACCACTGGAATTGCCCGCACGCCAAGACATTCCGATCGGCTGGCTGAACCAGGCCGACGACCTGGTCGCCCTGGGCGCGGGTGTACGGCTCGGCTCGCTGCCCGCCCGCGTCGCCGAATTCCTCGCCGCCGTCGAACGCCCCTTGTTCGTCACCCCGTGGCGCAGTGTCGTTCTCACCGACATGGACGAATGGACCGCCGAACAGGTGGTGCGGGTACTCGCCCCCATGGGCCTGATCTTCGACGCGAACTCACCCTGGCTGCAGGTCAGTGCCTGCGCCGGCCTGCCCGGCTGCGCCAAATCACTCACCGATGTGCGCGCCGACGTGGCCTCGGCCGTCGAATCCGGGCGCGTAATCCCCACCGGCACAGCACAATCCGCGATGGACGGCCTCGACGCCGACGAGATCGTGGCCGCCGGACGCCAGCACTGGTCCGGCTGCGACCGCCGTTGCGGCCGCCCACGCGGTGCGGTAACCGACGTCATCGCCACCACCGACGGCTACCGCATCACGCCCTCCGCCTGA